A single window of Chitinophagaceae bacterium DNA harbors:
- the sufD gene encoding Fe-S cluster assembly protein SufD has product MKNTDNFLKEIDLHISQTKDASEEIDSIRNNGLNLFKEKGLPTLKNEEWKYTDVRKFLDHSFKFKKEAVSQEQLSDIIPEYLKSLEAYYIVLVNGKPDFEISNLPDVKGIHILSLKKALADKNPVLKERFNTLSDEKEESFSALNSAFLEDGLFVHIEKNVRLEKPLFVVEYGKSKESNSFFTSRNFIYAEESAEASLIWLYKASEEGKEIFCNELNEVFISDNADIKIDRLQVNQDKFRLVSSNFFALGRDSRMHTFSYNLGGTFSRNNFDVKLNGENGYAALSGVFLSDNNALIDNHILISHMVPNCISDQLFKGILKDKAQGVFNGKIYVERDAQKTAAYQNNKNLLLSEGAGIYTKPQLEIYADDVKCSHGATTGQIDENALFYLRTRGMNKNEARTILTLAFAKEAIEKVNNQALVEVLGELAEKKLNN; this is encoded by the coding sequence ATGAAAAACACAGATAACTTTTTGAAAGAAATAGATTTACATATTTCTCAAACAAAAGATGCGTCTGAAGAAATAGATTCGATTAGAAATAATGGTTTAAATTTATTTAAAGAAAAAGGATTGCCTACTTTAAAAAATGAAGAGTGGAAATATACAGATGTTCGAAAATTTCTGGATCACTCTTTCAAATTTAAAAAAGAAGCTGTCAGTCAGGAGCAATTAAGCGATATAATTCCTGAATACCTAAAGTCTCTTGAGGCTTATTATATCGTACTTGTAAATGGAAAACCTGACTTTGAAATTTCCAATCTTCCGGATGTAAAAGGAATACATATACTTTCATTAAAAAAGGCACTGGCTGATAAAAACCCTGTTTTAAAAGAGAGATTTAATACGCTTAGTGATGAGAAAGAAGAAAGCTTTTCTGCATTAAACAGTGCTTTTCTCGAAGATGGCCTTTTTGTACATATTGAAAAAAATGTAAGACTGGAGAAACCTCTTTTTGTAGTAGAGTACGGAAAAAGCAAAGAATCCAATAGCTTTTTTACTTCCAGAAACTTTATCTATGCCGAGGAAAGCGCAGAAGCATCTCTTATTTGGCTGTATAAAGCTTCTGAGGAAGGTAAAGAAATCTTTTGCAATGAGTTGAATGAAGTCTTTATATCTGATAATGCGGACATAAAAATTGACCGTTTACAAGTGAATCAGGATAAGTTTCGACTGGTAAGTTCCAACTTTTTTGCTTTGGGACGCGACAGCCGTATGCATACTTTCAGTTATAACCTTGGGGGTACATTCAGCAGAAACAACTTTGATGTAAAGCTAAATGGCGAAAACGGATATGCTGCATTGAGTGGTGTTTTTCTAAGTGATAATAACGCTCTGATCGATAATCATATCCTCATTTCACATATGGTTCCAAATTGTATTAGTGACCAATTGTTTAAAGGTATTTTGAAAGATAAAGCGCAGGGTGTTTTCAATGGAAAAATCTATGTTGAAAGAGATGCTCAGAAAACTGCAGCTTATCAAAATAATAAAAATTTACTTTTATCTGAAGGTGCCGGAATTTACACGAAACCTCAGTTAGAAATTTATGCTGATGATGTGAAGTGCAGCCATGGTGCCACAACCGGTCAAATAGATGAAAATGCTTTATTTTACTTGCGTACAAGGGGTATGAATAAAAATGAAGCTCGTACGATACTAACTTTAGCCTTTGCAAAAGAAGCTATTGAAAAGGTAAATAACCAGGCTTTAGTAGAAGTTCTCGGAGAATTAGCAGAGAAAAAACTCAACAATTAA
- a CDS encoding cysteine desulfurase yields MTSLNRLSEIRKDFPILSRLVNGLPLVYLDNAATSQKPIKVINALKTYYSETNSNIHRGVHHLSQVATNQYEASRLSIQKFINAAESEEINFTKGTTEAINLVAYSYGRKFVKQGDEIVISALEHHSNIVPWQILCEEKGAVLKIIPIDDEGVLDLKAAESIITDKTKIISLVYVSNALGLKNPVEEIISLARKQKNAVVFLDAAQAVTHFPVDVQKLDCDFLAFSGHKLLGPTGIGVLYGKRKHLEAMLPYQSGGEMIKTVSFEKTTYNELPFKFEAGTPNIAGGIAFKSALEYIEQIGWDFISEQETNLVEYADNGLKKIDGLHIYGGTQKRYGVIAFNVSGIHHYDIGVLLDNLGIAIRTGHHCCQPLMQRFEIEGTCRASFSFYNSEEDADRFVKGVEKAVKMLR; encoded by the coding sequence ATGACTTCCTTAAATCGCTTGAGTGAAATACGTAAGGACTTTCCTATTTTATCCAGGTTAGTTAACGGATTACCCTTAGTATATCTTGATAATGCTGCGACTTCTCAGAAGCCGATAAAAGTTATAAATGCTTTAAAAACGTATTACTCAGAAACAAATAGTAATATTCACCGGGGAGTACATCATTTAAGTCAGGTTGCTACAAATCAGTATGAAGCGAGCAGGTTAAGTATTCAAAAATTTATCAATGCTGCTGAAAGTGAAGAGATTAATTTCACTAAAGGAACAACTGAAGCTATAAACCTGGTTGCATATTCTTACGGCAGAAAATTTGTAAAGCAAGGTGATGAAATAGTAATAAGTGCTCTTGAGCACCACTCAAATATTGTTCCCTGGCAAATTTTGTGTGAAGAGAAAGGTGCCGTACTCAAAATAATACCGATAGATGATGAAGGGGTTTTAGATTTAAAGGCTGCGGAGTCAATAATCACAGATAAGACGAAAATCATTTCTTTAGTTTATGTTTCCAATGCTTTAGGCTTAAAAAACCCGGTAGAAGAAATTATTTCTTTAGCCAGAAAACAAAAAAATGCAGTTGTATTTTTAGATGCTGCTCAGGCAGTAACTCACTTTCCCGTTGATGTTCAAAAACTGGATTGTGACTTTTTAGCTTTTTCAGGACATAAATTACTGGGACCAACCGGCATAGGTGTGCTATACGGTAAAAGGAAGCATTTAGAAGCCATGTTGCCTTATCAATCCGGTGGAGAAATGATAAAAACCGTAAGTTTTGAAAAAACTACTTATAATGAACTTCCCTTTAAGTTTGAAGCAGGAACCCCAAATATAGCAGGTGGAATTGCCTTTAAAAGTGCCCTGGAGTATATAGAACAGATTGGTTGGGATTTTATCTCTGAGCAGGAGACGAACTTAGTAGAATATGCTGATAATGGGTTAAAGAAAATTGATGGTTTGCATATCTACGGAGGTACCCAAAAAAGATACGGAGTCATAGCCTTTAATGTAAGCGGAATACATCATTATGATATTGGGGTATTGCTCGATAATCTGGGCATTGCTATTCGTACCGGACATCATTGTTGCCAACCATTAATGCAAAGATTTGAAATTGAGGGAACTTGCAGGGCTTCTTTTTCTTTTTATAATTCAGAAGAAGATGCAGATCGTTTTGTAAAAGGTGTTGAAAAAGCCGTTAAAATGTTACGATAA
- a CDS encoding SufE family protein translates to MDIEKVQDEIIEEFSMFDNPMDKYEYIIDLGKALPPLDEHLKTEENIVKGCQSKVWLWAGTENSTIHYKADSDTVITKGIIALLIRVLSGRKADEILNTDLRFIDEIDLRAHLSSQRSNGLNAMIKQIKFYAIALNNKK, encoded by the coding sequence ATAGATATAGAAAAAGTACAGGATGAAATCATTGAAGAGTTCTCGATGTTTGATAACCCAATGGACAAATATGAGTATATCATTGATTTAGGTAAAGCCTTACCCCCATTAGATGAACATCTGAAAACGGAAGAAAACATTGTTAAGGGTTGTCAGTCAAAAGTTTGGCTGTGGGCCGGCACTGAAAATAGCACCATACATTATAAAGCTGATAGCGACACGGTTATAACAAAAGGAATAATTGCATTACTAATAAGAGTTCTATCCGGAAGAAAAGCCGATGAAATTCTGAATACCGATTTGCGTTTTATTGATGAAATAGATTTAAGAGCTCACTTGAGTTCTCAGCGCTCAAATGGATTAAATGCAATGATTAAGCAAATAAAATTTTATGCAATAGCACTAAATAACAAAAAATAA
- a CDS encoding SUF system Fe-S cluster assembly protein: MPDRSFAEIKNDIIEIIKTIYDPEIPVNIYDLGLIYEVNVDPANNVHLVMTLTSPNCPVAESLPQEVKDKIKTVPGVNSVDLELTFDPTWDQDMMTEAAKLELGFL, translated from the coding sequence ATGCCCGACAGATCATTTGCAGAAATTAAAAATGATATAATTGAAATTATCAAAACCATCTACGACCCTGAAATACCGGTAAATATATACGACCTGGGTTTGATTTATGAAGTAAATGTAGATCCGGCGAATAATGTTCACCTTGTGATGACATTAACGTCACCTAACTGCCCGGTAGCAGAATCACTGCCACAGGAAGTTAAAGATAAAATTAAAACTGTTCCCGGTGTTAACTCTGTTGATCTTGAATTAACATTTGACCCAACCTGGGATCAGGATATGATGACTGAAGCAGCCAAATTAGAACTTGGCTTTTTATAA
- a CDS encoding BrxA/BrxB family bacilliredoxin, with amino-acid sequence MYPDYLVAPMKEDLTIAGFQELTNAEEVEALLNKKEGTVFVVVNSVCGCAAANARPAAKIAVNNSKKPDNTVTVFAGVDKEAVAKVREFTAPYPPSSPSMALFKDGKLVHFIERLQIEGKPAEMIAENLKAAFDTYC; translated from the coding sequence ATGTACCCGGATTACTTAGTTGCCCCAATGAAAGAAGACCTCACCATAGCAGGTTTTCAAGAGCTCACCAATGCTGAAGAAGTAGAAGCTCTTTTAAATAAAAAAGAAGGAACCGTTTTTGTCGTAGTAAATTCTGTATGTGGTTGCGCTGCAGCTAATGCAAGACCTGCAGCAAAGATTGCTGTAAACAACTCTAAAAAACCTGATAATACAGTCACTGTTTTTGCAGGAGTTGATAAGGAAGCAGTTGCTAAAGTAAGAGAATTTACCGCCCCTTATCCACCTTCTTCGCCTTCTATGGCATTGTTCAAGGACGGAAAACTCGTGCATTTCATTGAAAGATTGCAAATTGAGGGAAAACCGGCTGAAATGATTGCCGAAAATTTAAAAGCAGCTTTCGATACGTATTGCTAA